One genomic window of Elaeis guineensis isolate ETL-2024a chromosome 2, EG11, whole genome shotgun sequence includes the following:
- the LOC105037914 gene encoding putative pentatricopeptide repeat-containing protein At5g40405, whose protein sequence is MRSGLSCRCSPFSSNARLSFHCYSTAPYHPILSLVPTSLSLPQLLEAHAQLVVRGLAASRATMAHFLAHCALCRFAPPHYFHAIYARIDRPNVFATNNLIRCLARSAAPRDTLFFYSRSRRAGVPTNNYTFPFLLQACSRTPVVAEGAQVHAHVVKFGFDGDLYVRNALIHFYSSCCEMDESERVFNEFPERRDVVSWNAMLAGYARTGRIDVAEELFEGMPERDVISWSTMIMGYVQGGILEKGLMLFREMVDRGQMVNEAALVTALSASAQLGLLENGQFIHSTIKARNFPITLAVGTALVDMYAKCGSIKLSKQVFDGMPRRDVFAWNVMVYGLATHGLGKEALELFQRFLKEGLRPTSVTFVGVLNACSRAGLVAEGRQYFKSMVEDYGIEPEMEHYGCIVDLLGRAGLVSEALELIEGMSVSPDPVLWGTLLGACKIHGLLDLGIALGNKLIELDPSHDGHYVLLASIYAKARKWEDVIRVRRLMSNQGTSKVAGWSLIEARGRVHTFVAGDREHKDSSEIYMTLEMIGRRLAEAGYFPDVSSVFHDIGDEEKVHVIKEHSERLAIAFGMMVVDADLPIRIVKNLRVCGDCHEFSKMVTKVFCREIVVRDGSRFHHFKEGNCSCLDYW, encoded by the coding sequence ATGCGGTCGGGGCTTTCATGTCGATGTAGTCCGTTCTCATCCAATGCCCGCTTATCCTTTCACTGTTATTCTACAGCCCCCTACCATCCTATACTCTCCCTCGTCCCTACCTCCCTTTCGCTTCCCCAACTCCTCGAAGCCCATGCCCAACTCGTCGTTCGCGGCCTCGCCGCCAGCCGCGCCACCATGGCCCACTTCCTCGCCCATTGCGCCCTCTGCCGCTTCGCCCCGCCCCACTACTTCCACGCCATCTACGCTCGCATCGACCGCCCCAACGTCTTCGCCACCAACAACCTTATTCGCTGCCTTGCGAGGTCGGCCGCTCCTCGTGACACCCTCTTCTTCTACTCGCGGAGCCGCCGCGCTGGCGTCCCGACCAATAACTACACCTTTCCTTTCCTCCTCCAAGCTTGCAGCAGAACTCCGGTGGTCGCCGAAGGCGCCCAGGTCCACGCCCATGTCGTCAAGTTTGGTTTTGATGGAGATTTGTACGTCAGGAACGCTTTGATTCACTTCTATAGCTCGTGCTGCGAGATGGATGAatcagaaagagtttttaatgagTTTCCAGAGCGGCGGGATGTGGTGTCATGGAATGCGATGTTGGCAGGGTATGCGAGGACGGGGCGGATCGATGTTGCTGAGGAGTTGTTCGAAGGAATGCCGGAGAGGGATGTGATCTCCTGGAGTACTATGATAATGGGTTACGTTCAAGGAGGGATTTTGGAAAAGGGATTGATGTTGTTTAGGGAAATGGTAGACAGGGGACAGATGGTGAATGAGGCTGCTCTGGTTACGGCTCTTTCGGCATCTGCCCAGTTGGGCTTGCTTGAAAATGGCCAGTTTATTCACTCCACGATTAAAGCACGCAATTTCCCGATCACTCTTGCCGTTGGCACGGCACTGGTGGACATGTATGCGAAATGTGGAAGCATCAAACTCTCGAAACAAGTTTTTGATGGAATGCCGCGGAGAGATGTCTTTGCTTGGAATGTTATGGTTTATGGGCTGGCCACGCATGGACTGGGAAAGGAAGCGCTCGAGCTCTTCCAAAGGTTTCTCAAAGAAGGGCTCCGTCCCACAAGTGTGACCTTTGTAGGGGTCTTAAATGCATGCAGCCGTGCTGGTTTGGTTGCTGAAGGCCGTCAGTACTTCAAGTCAATGGTAGAAGATTATGGTATTGAACCAGAGATGGAACACTATGGCTGCATTGTTGATTTGTTAGGACGTGCCGGTCTTGTGTCTGAAGCACTCGAATTGATAGAAGGGATGAGTGTCTCACCGGACCCAGTTCTATGGGGAACATTGCTCGGGGCATGCAAGATACATGGATTGCTAGATTTGGGCATTGCTTTAGGGAATAAATTGATTGAGCTAGACCCTTCCCATGATGGGCATTATGTTCTTCTGGCTAGTATATATGCAAAAGCAAGGAAATGGGAGGACGTCATTAGGGTTAGGAGATTAATGTCTAATCAAGGAACTAGTAAGGTTGCTGGTTGGAGCCTGATTGAGGCCCGTGGAAGGGTTCATACATTTGTGGCAGGGGACAGGGAGCACAAGGATTCTTCAGAGATTTACATGACGCTGGAAATGATCGGAAGGAGGTTGGCTGAGGCTGGTTATTTTCCGGATGTGTCATCTGTCTTCCATGACATTGGGGATGAGGAGAAGGTGCATGTTATTAAGGAGCATAGCGAAAGGTTGGCTATTGCTTTTGGTATGATGGTGGTTGACGCAGATCTTCCAATTCGTATAGTGAAGAACTTGAGGGTCTGTGGTGATTGTCATGAGTTCAGCAAGATGGTGACAAAGGTATTTTGCAGGGAGATTGTTGTGAGAGATGGAAGTAGGTTTCACCATTTTAAGGAGGGGAACTGTTCTTGTCTTGATTATTGGTAA